The window tttttaaaaaattaaattaaatatattttcatttttattcaattcttaaaattctattttgtctattgaattatatatatgcaacaatttcaactttttctttttcaatacgaaacaatattatttttataaaacatgctttatgtttttaaaattttttaaaataaaatgaaaacaattttttttaaatagaaaataaaattgatacCGAAACAAACCTTTTGGACAAAGgaatttaatttattgctTGTTTTTCTAATTATTGCTGTATGTcatcttaaaatattattatttcaccTTTATATTATCTAACGAAGTTCTTTTCatgtttcttcatttttctacAATTTCAGTTTCGTTTATTGAGGTAAGAACTACAGCCAATAAGTCACCACTCAACAAGTAttgattatattttatgtataaatataatatttcattaattttgttCATCATATATATANatatatatatatatatatatatatatatatatatatatattttcatgcATAAAGAAAGTTATGCAGTGAATTTGGAAAAGTTGCActtaaaggagaaaaaaaaaagagaagagatatataataattaattaaatattttgacagCTTCTGGGATTACTAGGAAGCATGAAAGGCATGACATCAAACTCGGTGGCTTCTGAATGCGCATTAAAAATGTATGCAGAAGgagaaataaatataatcaaCAAAACTGAGCTGACACAATTTGCAGCACACTTTATTAGTGATAATGCTCAAACACAAGCTTGCAATGTAGCAAACTTTGCTGCTGTTGGAGAGGAGACGCCTCTACAGGTAAGAATATGTGATGTATCTCTCACAACACTCTATATCCCAACTTTTAGGCAAAACTATTAACAACTTCTCCTCATGGTAGACTAAGGATTTTACATAAGAAGTGATTAAAgggtaattataaaaaattataaaaaaataaaaaaaataaatcaaaaactAAGAGGTGACGGTCGTCACCCCTATCACCACTTTCGATCTGTCCTGACTTTTCGTATAAGGAAAATACTTTATAAATACATTGTAATGTAGTTTAGCATAAAAACTTGCATGATTTGTATTCAGTTTTAGATTAAgctaaacaaaattttgttttgtgtttGACGATAGAGAGCAGAATGGATTAAGTTCGTGGGGGCTTTCGCAAATTTGGAAAATAGAGCTAATCAAGTCTACAAAGCGGTGAGCATTACAtgtttttttcataaaaaataaaatcaaaattatgttttaatgttttataaatttaactaattaacttCAAATGATGTTTCGACTTCATAAATTAAGGGAATTTTAGTTCTACCATCTGATCATGACGTACTTACTTTTTGCAGGTAAAAGACAATTATTTGTGCTTAACTAAATTTGCAGAGGCCAAGAAAAAAACATTCAAACCAATAGTGGCTTGGATGGAGTATTACAATGTTGGTATAAGACAACATGCATACATATGTTTAAGTACAAGCCTTGTAACATTAACTATACATATTAGCTATATTCTATTTGTCAAAAGTAGAATttggaaattaattttctcaTGATTAATAACTTAGCATGATGAGTTTTTGATTCTATATACTATTTAGCATTTCTTTGTGATTTTACCCCGAAatttacaatgatttatatatttttaaatttttttgattaaaaacgTTGAACCATATAGATGTCACGTATAGAaacccttttgtttttttttttttttgtcgaTCGTTGGCATCTATATATTTAGCATAGAGAATCCCGGTTGATTTTATGCATAGTATTTTACTTAGTAAGATTTTGGAATTCCACCTCTTAGTCACTTCAAGATCAAACTCtcaatgttttcttttcattatattaTGTGAAGAACACATTTATCTTATGTATCTAGTATTCTTTGATATAGTttactttatttctttatatcaAAATCATGTATATACTATGTAAAGTTACAAAAATGAATCTgactatttttattaattattcagcAACATATGGatattgaaaaatgaaggaaaaagtAAGGAAGAATATGGTTGATATATTATTGAAATTGACTTACCTTTTGGCACGCAGGGCATATGGTCTTTCACAAAGGAAACATATAAGTTAAAGGTATTacatcaattttaaatttgttccATATATAGAATATATTGTTGTAGATGTAGAATATGCATGgttgtttaattaattgataaaatgATACCATACATCCTTTTTAACAATATAAATAAAGCACACTATgacttaaatttttaatctttacttTAACCTGGAAACCCTGAAGCATTCCAATTTATGTTGCAATTTCTTTTAAGAACTAATTACATATTCGGTATCCAAATTgcaataaaattattgatttggtACTTGAAGAAGATAAATTTACAATTAACTGCTCCAACTTTTATTCTGTTAAGTAGATTGCCCATTTCACTAATTCTGTCAGTCGTTACTCACGGCAAAAAATAACAGATAGAAGTTAAGACACATGACGTATTCTTATTTGTTGTTCTTTTATCATGCCACTCATTTAATTATACAAGTTAGTTTTAGGGACAAACTACTTaatagaaacaaaattttaataccTAATTacgatttttttaaattttagatactaaatagaatatttgataataatttcaatattaaatgtgtaaattttaaattttagataCTTTAACGGTCGACTATTCTactcttataattaatattatttgtaTAATGTATGCTAAACTTGAAAATAGTACGTGGAAGATGCAGGAGGAGAGAATGTGGATGGCTCCATAAACAAGATAACCTATAATATCTCCAATCCAGATGATATTGAAGAATTGCATGCTATCCTATGTGTAAGTTATTATATGCTCATTTTGCAAGTATTTTATTGTGTTTTTATTAGTTAATGCTTCATTATAGATGTGTAGCATAGGCATTAAtttacttataattaattgttggattttgattgcattgttttgtttctagatTAACGTTGTTccaacattttgtttttctcatgctaatattttctttataacaGTTCTAacatcttattatttttatttatttacttaattCAGACCATAGACATATTGATTGATGAAACATACACGTCAGATCCAGTTGGATACACTCAGGCAGCATTCCtccaaaatataaatattgaaGATAAATcttgttttggttttgttaCAAACCAAAGCCTATGGAGATATGATAAGAGAATTCAAAATCTAACTACTCTAGGTAAGATCTCTATGCATCTTGATTTCTTCAACTGTTAGTATCaccttatatatatttataaagtttgtTTAATCTATTTGTTAGGtgaatgaatatttatttctcTCCTCTTGTTAATAGATTTTCACATGATTTTATTTCACACCAttcataaatataatataaattttattattattatttttttacattggAAGAAGATTGGTTTGATGGTGCGGTGTCTCAACCTCAGTTGGTTTTAGCTGATCTTATTGAGATTTTGTTCCCAAGTGGAAACTACAACACCACATACTTTAGAAATATTGCTAAGGTAAGAAGAATCATTTGGTAatcaaactttttgtttttccatgtctttatatttacatgtgattaacatatatatacacatattaCTAACATTTAGGGAGAAGAAGTTATGAGCATTGGGCCCAACATGTGTGATAGGAATATCTCCACAGCAATGGACCCCATAATACCAGCTTGCAGATGATACTTGAGGGTTTTCACTTATCATCTTGATTAGAGGTTTCACCTGATGAGTCGTTTGTACTCACTAGCgattttctttctcaaaattattaatgtcaaaattatattaagtccaacaaatatatttttttatttgattatcaCTTGCACATGCATTTAGGctcaaataaataattttttaagcaAACTTTTAGCTTAAGAAATACACAAACTTTAagcaaatttaattcaaatgcatttATAGTTTGAAACgcatttaaatttaacaatctcccccttaaAATATTCAAGATAAGGGACTGAAGAAGAATGAAACTTCCTTTAGATTTTCATTGCATTGTAAGGTATTTATAATACAAGTAGTATATATGATTAGACAAGTCTATAAGTTTGAATACAAAAATGTACGACTGAGATAACATCAGAATTTGAGTTGGATGAGTCTTTAAGCTTTTAATCTATCGGCTTAGTGTTTCCCTCCTCTTCTTGGTTTGAGTGCTCCCTCTAATATTCAAATGTGCTAAGGTAGAGATAGTAGTTGATGTGATCCCTCTTATCTCATTTGTATGCTTGGTTGCCTGAAGTGTTTCATTGCGTGCTTCTTGTCTTAACTTGACATGCTTAGTTGCTTTGAATTTTGGAGTGCTAGTCTTGTAGTTGATATTACTGCATTTGACTCAGTTGATGCAATGGCAGTACGTTTTGTTGATTCATTTGATGTAGTGGTAATTGGGTCTGCTCGTGAATGCCTTCTAATATGACTTCACAAGATGATGACACCATTAGTGACAACAACCTTAAATAGTATATGGTGAAATCTAGCTTTGGACAAGGGTTTGGTGAGTGCATATATAATTGATTTTCTATAGGAACATGTGAGTTGTCCTTGATTCACCTTTTCTTTGACAAAAAAGTAGTGTACTGCTAGATGATTCATTCTCGTGCGAAAAATTGGGTTTTTATAGGTATAAATGGCACTCGTATTATCATAGAAGAATTAATATTGGAGTATTGGGAATGATCACCTTGAGTTCTTGAAGTAAAATTTGTATCCATGTGATCTTTGAAACAATAGCTGCAATAGCTCTATATTTAgcctttcttgaaaatttagctagtcttttgtttcttcaagCAATAAGAGATGGGAGTGCCACCAAGATAGGTGATAGAAGCAGAAGTAGATGTTTTACCATTTGGATTTCCACCTAATCTAAAGTTTGAGAAGGTTTGTAAGCTTAGAGTAGATTATTtatgatgaaaaaaatgataatgaaACAAAGCACCCTTAAAGTACCTCATGATCCTCTTTAGAGCTTAATGATGCATTGTTGTCAGTTTGTGCATAAATTGAGATAATTTGACAAAGCATACGTCAAATCTAGTGAGAGTGAGATGTGGAAAAAAAACCAACCAGCTTTCTCAATTCGTCTTCATTTGTAACGGTTCACCGCAGAGAAGAGCACCACAGTAGGAAAAAACccaacaaaagcaaaaaccaGGGCACACAATTGAGAGGCTCCTCTCCAAGCTTCTTTCCTTTAAATTACCCTGAAAATTAATCACTAGAAAGAACACCCTCATAACAACATAGACCTCAAAAGCTAAAGCAGACAAAAACCAGCTTCCAATCAAAACCCCTTAGTAATGAGCAAAACCCTTAAAACTCTAGGACGACAGAAACATCTGCATATAAAGAGCTTCCCAACAAAAATAGCTAACCAGCCAAACATTCCAGAGCAGTCAAAAAGAGAGATCATGTCAGTGCAGCACGTTATACAGATCAAACTCCCTACAAACCCCCTTCTTTGCAAGCTCATCAGCCAACTGATTTGCGCTCCTAAGAAAGTGTTTAATTTCCCATTTACTCACTctctttttcaacttttcaaTTCTAAGAACATAGACTCTATGTTTCCAAGGAACTAGTTCCGGGACTATGATCCATTTGATAGCATTCATGGAATCGCTTTCCGCCAAAAGAATGTGTGTACCAGCCTACTTTGAAGCAACCAAGATAGTGAAAGCTTTCTTTATTGCTGGCATCTCAACAAAATTTGCATCCGCTTCACCAATAGACTTAGAGAAGGTAACCTTAACCtctcctttttcatttctcataaCCCCGCCCATGCCAGCTGCACCCTGTTAGGTATGAcatgatcaaattaaaaaaaaaagcagaatagaaaattaaaatgttgcaTCTACCTTGGATCACCTTATTGTTTTTAATGCAAACAAAACATTATAAGAAATTCAATCCAAATTAATTACCTCACCAAAtgatatcataatcaaatggTATCCTCTTGATGTTTAAAGCTCGTGTACACCCTAAAGTGTGTAGGAACCTGAGCTATTCAATCGCTTGACCTCTAGTGTTGCACACACAGCCACAATGGAATCTTCAACAAGATAGAAACTTCTAACCACACCTTTGTGTCAGCAAAGCGGACAACAAATTGTCCTTCTCTTCCTCTCTTAGTCTCTAGCCAAATCACACAAGAAACTCTTCCAAAAGGTTTTAATAAGGGATGGTGGCACTAGAGAGAGTTCTATCAGTTTCTagtaaaactaaaactaataattAGAAGTGGTTAAAGAGATGACTTTATACCTAGGTTAATTAACTTGTTAAGTTTGCTAATAAGTCCTTGATCTTAGCACTtatttaaactattttatgatttaatttcaTAGACAAAGATTGGTATTTAGCAATGCATCATAGCCACCTAATTGTTAGAAGAATCAAAATGTTCTTTGATAACCTATTAGTGTGTAAtttatcagtgtaattcattctttcatcatatatctcagAGATGATAAGAGTTTGGTACAATGTCTTttcttattgacctccatatttgttctagcagttagatcattagttttatagagacttatgaaacttatttcataatctcccaattaccttggccaaggatttgattatattaatatcaaccaagaattaatgagatatttccccttgaatcacttggggtgatgatttcTATCtagaccactcatttgcctacATATGCTTCATAATATACTTAAAAGCATCTTGATTTGGCACCCTTGATAGGACctgtagggatgaaatcaaagaatagtactccacatataagacaacctagtgtctcaagtctaaggaGTATTTACATGACTAACACATGAAAAGTATTGCATAAACACTAAAGTGAGATACCAAATGCGCTTCTCATGTCGGGTCATGTTTAATGAACTTGCTTTCCCatggcaagcacccacatactagttccaagtatctctatacttcaacttaTGAGAGTAGTTGCTAACTTCATAAGTAAAGAACATAACACGTGCTAAtatttgagcattattgatcACAATATaattcctttgcaaggcatatatagttctttgggctttatctacataagtataaataataattaaattacaaacttatggataagAAACTACCTTAATGTTgttataaataacaaaatgtcatacatgaatatctcgAATTGTGATTCGCATACAACCACAAATTGGCTTGTAGAACTCATaccaacaatctcccactaGCACTAAAGCCAATTGCTTATGTATCTAATACCAATCTTGTCAACATGACTAATATGTTTTTGTTGGGATAGTGCTTAGTGAGAGGATTGACAACATTAGCCTCAGTGGCTATACGCTTTATGCTAAAGTCTCTTCTCCTAATAATCTCCTTGATCACATGGTAGTGTCGCAATACATGTTTGGATTCTTTTTGAGACCTTGGTTCCTTTGCTTACATAATAACTCCATTTCTATAACAATATAATGGTATTGGATCAATAATGCTAGGAACCACATCGAGTTGAATTATGAACTTTTTAATCCAAATAACCTCTTTTGTTGTTTTAAACGTAGAGATGTATTCGATCTCGATTATAGAATCTACAGTTGTCTCTTGTTTGAAACTCTTTTAACTGACTGCACCTCCATTGAATGTGAATACACATCCACTTTGGGACTTGCTATCACCCTTTTCAATTTGAAAGCTTGCACCCACATAACCCCAAACTTGGAGTTTGGCTCTTCCATAAACTAGAAATGCATATGTAGTTCTTGGTAAGTACTTCAGGATGTTTTTCACAACTATCTAGTGATGCTCACTAGGATTAGCATGGTGTATTCTTGTGACACTCAAAGCATAAGATATTTCTGGTCTAGTGCATAGCATTGCAAACATGATAGATTTTATTGTTGAAGCATATGGGATCTTATCCATGCAGAATTTCTCCTCCTAATTCTTCAAACACATGTCTTTGGAGAGATAGATGCCATGCGACATAAGCAAGTGCCCCCCCTGGACTTCATCATGCTAAACCTTTTTAGCACCTTGTCTATGTATGTGGATTAGGAGAGACCCAACAACCTTGTTTATAGATCTATCTCTATAGATCTTTATGGTTAGTTAAAATTCTattacgcaagtatacgtatcgaatagatagtatataagcaagctaagtatcgatcccatagataattgatctaaaattttactaagtactaaaattagaacaatttaatcttatccaaacaatcaaattcaaataactaaattaattaattaaaactaattaaccaaatttatactaaaaagaaaaatcaaagcaacaagataattgggtaaaaatcaaatcaaacaagcttaggattacaatattcctcacacttcatctaaatcttacttctcttccttaacttatttcaatgggttgaattgctaacttAGAGtgctaaattatttataagggtctcccgactcatcttatacaaatatctattttaaccaaaacactatatccctatgtgatttgaaattaaaacagactcattaagtttaagctctaatctggctacatatggcctttaggtatatccctatcctatacgtaaattaattaatatgatcatatgctatcctaattttagtctacactaaactccctttcccaagtttgtttaggttcctaaatcaatttaattggtgatcaagaaattaaaagcattaagaacaaaattggaataaacaattcaaatcccattaaagataagtaagaaagagattaaaaatttatattacctgtggttcaattgcaatcctagaaaatgAAACTTAGCTACTCATgattgcaaaaacaaataacattgtataaaattcaaccattgagagtaacaagaaaaataaaagccaaggaagaaaataaaataatatttgctgccttgatctccaagtttcagcctcaactcCTAGTTTCTTGAATCTCCCAAAAAGTTTTCTCTTtaatgttgttaaacatatcctatttatactaataaacttaacTTAAAGCTCCTTAAGttgacctagggtttaattggtcttaaaagtgtaatgagaggcccaaaaatcaattgtcaatctttaaaaatatCCATTCTCTGTACAATATGTTCAGTCATTTTTCGACACTATTGTCTCTATCTTCGAGGCAGAACTAAGTAAAGTAATTTTCATGAAAGTTGTATttctgtctcttagctttctaatagtccaagaatcacatcatttggagttctgtatCTCGACTTATGGCTAAAATATTGAAGTATATGCAAGTAGACTTTCGGATTTTTCAACATCtcactttccaaaattaagcacaatttcttttagttcctacaaaaaaatataaaaactaataaataataaccaaattaaaaagaataacataaaattaaaataactcacttaaaaataaactaattataaaaataactaaaaataaataaattataattgaaaattgagaacttagctaatatttaataacgaaattagaataaaataattctataaaatagaattatcacacccccaaacttaagattttgctagtcctcgagcaaaagaaaatcacaaaaagaaaactgaacataaaaaaaatccttgaACAAGAGATATAAGTTCTAAATCGTGATTTCccaattttttctcaaaaatttactcaaattcCAACTTAAGGTAACATGCAGTTAATCCTTAAAttcatgcatcaattcaagtgaaaaattacttttCGAATGGACTTCCGTGTGTGTGTGAATGCTctcttacaaagaatatcatgcaATTTGGATTAGTTTATGCCAAATTTAAGCATAGATTAGTAATAGGATcccataagtttgcttttcatctctctcttcactaatgtagattaacacttattcaaggatcaataggtctttatcaagcttgtaatgcaaggctagggtcaaggtatgataaaagatatatttaggctcaaattcaccctaagCACTTAATCAATCTAGGACATATAAAgagctcaattttttttttaatagcaCTCCCAAACTTGAAGTAAACTTTCCTTTGTACAACACactatatttcttttcttttcttttcccttttttttcaacccctaaacttatttttgacaaatataaactaggggtaattttgctaacaaccatcacttttttttcacctttctCTCTCAATTTATCTTTAAGCTCAAACCATTccttaaaaagattaaaatacttAGAGGGTGAAAGGTTCAAATTGCTAGATTTAAATAGATAGGCTAAGGCTAACATAATTGTgtaattacaaagaaaaggtaaattaggCTAAAAAAGGATGACTAAGGATAAATATAACAAGGTAGGCTCAAAAAGGCTGAAACGAttcaaagatggcctaaatcactTCCTATTTTAAGTGTTATCTAAGATTTCGCctcgagagagaatcaaacaaattctagaattcttgacttcactatacttgttcatcaacataaaatttctctaaatcacacaaaaattctaagtaaaagagtatagtgctcaaattattagaagtcacattctaaaataaagtcaacacaagaatatcacataaaattataTCATAACTATATGCTTCCCAaaagctaagaatcaaaagataattaaaatatcagcCTAGGATTGGGACAATCATAAATGAGGTGCAgctatctcaatttttttttgaaacacaATAAAACATGCAacacataaataaatatgcaagacatatcttaaaataaaactaactaaaaaaaaattaactaacaAAATTCTAAACCACTCCCCCAAACTTGGAataaacattgtcctcaatgtgataaaagaaaataaaagaaaaaggacaagAATACTCCCCTAACTCTGAATTTGTAGTCTACATGTCCTTCGCATCGTCACCTCATTTATGTGAAGTTTTGGTTGCTGCAACTTGTTAGTCTCAATTAAATGtactagaggggggtgaatagcataaTTTGGCTCTTTGAAAAATTCACTCTAAGTGtagacaaatgcaagataaaagagagaatgaaaataaaacaaaaacagagtaaataAGACAgtagaatttagagtggttcggtccaagacctacatccactaccttaattatctaactaaggattttccaaccaatccactaagaaccggtgaaattcacaagctttcaccaagcttaacaatggcttttaccaggcttagccaaaacctttcacaatagttttttcCGAGCTCAACtataacccaacacctaacttttcaaggctaagttagaaccttaatacaaacaagcaatcctagcttgattaaaccccttagagtgacccTTTCACTCTAAGAacataaagagaaatgaaaaagaagtgtacctatgatcacaatgttcatctaagtggtacaagttGAAGTGCAAAATACAATTACAAGGATGGGCATTGAGTATAGTGAAGTGCAGCAGGTGTTCTCTaatttttcaactctttttgtgttcttggaagccttctcTATACATTTCTAGCCGTTGAAaccctcttttatacttggagaaacaactttgatggcagtttgacagttttttagccgttggaaacagttgggagttggttctagccgttaatatgtcttttagtgcagaattcaaacttgcaggcagaatgctcttagtcgactaactgatatcttagtcgactaagtcgtctctgtCTTCTGTTCCTAGTTTCTGGCAGTTCTAGCAGTGtacacttagtcgactaactcatttcttggtcgactaagttggttctgtttctcaacaCTCTTCTACCCGtcaacttttgatttaaatcttagctaactaactcttcattaatcgactaagaggCTTTTGTcttgttgattaattgtggCTTCCTTATTTCTATGctttttgatatgtgcattttaatgattgattatttatttgcatataaattttgtcctgcacactcaagtagaaatattagacacaaatgaaatgagaatgttttattatcatcaaaaactaatgaaacCACTGCCGTTTCAGGTTGGTCACTAAATCACTGCCAATATCTGTCGCTAAGCATGTCATGAATTTCCTTGTAAGGCAAAATGGGGATATCTATCCCTCATTCGGGAATTGGTACTTTGTTGATCAAGGACGTGTGATATCGCGCAGAGGCTTCGACAGAGATGAACTTTGATCTATCAAAAGCACCACTAGAGCTTGGTTTGGATCGTTTTGGTGCCATTcctataaaagaaatttaattttcaaaacaaatccagaggaaaaatatgcaaatagTATTATGTGAACAAGCATGAAACATGAAAGATCTACAAGTGCGAATTTAATTAGTTCCTGTCCAATtcaacaatccaaattcaagaTTTCCACTGACAATCTCACTTCTTAAGATGCAACATAAATTCTTTATGCCTCACAACATTAAGATAGCCTTCTCATATTCATAATTGTCACAATGCCACAGtctaattataaaatgaaaaatataaagaattcTATGACAATGTACTCATccaaaattatcaaatatgGCATGTGTTGCACCAACaattctaaaatttatttctacTTGCTAAaccaaacatcaaaaattaaacaaacccATCATTTACCCACATCAACGAAGCATTTATCAATTATATTGGCagcaactaaaaaaaaaaatccatgaaTCCATTAGATAGGGAACAAGAAGTAAGCagtaatcataaaaattttctacACTCTAAGCATAAATCATGAGGAAGTAGAAAA is drawn from Theobroma cacao cultivar B97-61/B2 chromosome 4, Criollo_cocoa_genome_V2, whole genome shotgun sequence and contains these coding sequences:
- the LOC18601267 gene encoding uncharacterized protein LOC18601267 isoform X4 codes for the protein MAGRTRYCTSRIKSFVIPLSNFSADTNSFPVSFIELLGLLGSMKGMTSNSVASECALKMYAEGEINIINKTELTQFAAHFISDNAQTQACNVANFAAVGEETPLQRAEWIKFVGAFANLENRANQVYKAVKDNYLCLTKFAEAKKKTFKPIVAWMEYYNGIWSFTKETYKLKYVEDAGGENVDGSINKITYNISNPDDIEELHAILCTIDILIDETYTSDPVGYTQAAFLQNINIEDKSCFGFVTNQSLWRYDKRIQNLTTLEDWFDGAVSQPQLVLADLIEILFPSGNYNTTYFRNIAKGEEVMSIGPNMCDRNISTAMDPIIPACR
- the LOC18601267 gene encoding uncharacterized protein LOC18601267 isoform X3, with the translated sequence MSLTARAIFSSRVIQGWLEGQDIAPQGSSHSSSPCPTFQRILTAFQLLGLLGSMKGMTSNSVASECALKMYAEGEINIINKTELTQFAAHFISDNAQTQACNVANFAAVGEETPLQRAEWIKFVGAFANLENRANQVYKAVKDNYLCLTKFAEAKKKTFKPIVAWMEYYNGIWSFTKETYKLKYVEDAGGENVDGSINKITYNISNPDDIEELHAILCTIDILIDETYTSDPVGYTQAAFLQNINIEDKSCFGFVTNQSLWRYDKRIQNLTTLEDWFDGAVSQPQLVLADLIEILFPSGNYNTTYFRNIAKGEEVMSIGPNMCDRNISTAMDPIIPACR
- the LOC18601267 gene encoding uncharacterized protein LOC18601267 isoform X1 encodes the protein MSPSSSASWTLVPRLFLLACFFTSKWLMAIDGAATVKVGNISKVEDAQNYHIYYGQTFKVIKNVIDGKSYLLIQSDSRMAGRTRYCTSRIKSFVIPLSNFSADTNSFPVSFIELLGLLGSMKGMTSNSVASECALKMYAEGEINIINKTELTQFAAHFISDNAQTQACNVANFAAVGEETPLQRAEWIKFVGAFANLENRANQVYKAVKDNYLCLTKFAEAKKKTFKPIVAWMEYYNGIWSFTKETYKLKYVEDAGGENVDGSINKITYNISNPDDIEELHAILCTIDILIDETYTSDPVGYTQAAFLQNINIEDKSCFGFVTNQSLWRYDKRIQNLTTLEDWFDGAVSQPQLVLADLIEILFPSGNYNTTYFRNIAKGEEVMSIGPNMCDRNISTAMDPIIPACR
- the LOC18601267 gene encoding uncharacterized protein LOC18601267 isoform X2; translated protein: MSPSSSASWTLVPRLFLLACFFTSKWLMAIDGAATVKVGNISKVEDAQNYHIYYGQTFKVIKNVIDGKSYLLIQSDSRMAGRTRYCTSRIKSFVIPLSNFSADTNSFPVSFIELLGLLGSMKGMTSNSVASECALKMYAEGEINIINKTELTQFAAHFISDNAQTQACNVANFAAVGEETPLQRAEWIKFVGAFANLENRANQVYKAVKDNYLCLTKFAEAKKKTFKPIVAWMEYYNGIWSFTKETYKLKYVEDAGGENVDGSINKITYNISNPDDIEELHAILCTIDILIDETYTSDPVGYTQAAFLQNINIEDKSCFGFVTNQSLWRYDKRIQNLTTLDWFDGAVSQPQLVLADLIEILFPSGNYNTTYFRNIAKGEEVMSIGPNMCDRNISTAMDPIIPACR